The nucleotide sequence aattttttggtttctcatccGGTACTTgcattggagtccgactaatccggattcgcGCAGCGTAGGGCTCCATTCGGAGGAAAGCGGGGCGCACCCTATCAAGAATTTTTCCATACCCAGGGttcgaacccgagacctctgattaaggatcTATGAATTCTATGGCGTTAAAAGCGAACATCACAAAGCTAACCAGGACTCGACGAAACAAAAAGTTTTAATATGCATGTTGAATAACGAATCGATATCTCTTTATGATAAACAGATTCATTTAACTAACAAGTTTGCTAagatcaataattattttttgataaatgtttttttttctaactttcaAACACCAagatttagtgtgtgtgtgtgtggtgcCACTTAAAATTGAGGAGTTATTGTGGGCTTGTTATGATGATAGGGTTGGCTAGAACATGAAGAAGTCAAATTTTGCAATGGGGACCTATGTTTCTATATATATGGTTTATGTCTCCCATAAACAAGCAGGATTAATTAGTCACCTAATAATATATACTTAGTGTAATTCCACATGCGGAGCGGAAGGTAGaatatatacagaaatcttaTTTCTATCTCATGTAGATAAAGAGGTTATTTTTCGAAAGAGCTTCAACTCAAGCAACCTGCAACGAAAAAAGTTgttttaaaagataataaaatacagAAGTAAGCAGGCATAGCAACTCATGAAAAAGtggaacaacaacaacagcattataatataataatcgaagcaaatgatcaacacgtaataataaaaatattgaaggACAAAAATCTAATAAGACTAGTAGTACTAATTAATTAATGCTACTGGTATATAAAAAGATAACACTTGACTATTTACTAAGTACCCTAATACTACCTCCAAATATATCTTTCTATAATACATACATATGATACATATTTAATAACAATTGATACAACCAAAACAACATTTAGTAACAAGATTTGTATTATATTTACTTAAATAGACCCTTAATGCCCTTAATATAATTAGGATCTTTATACAAATTGtggtttgtttttttttaagCAATATACATAAATTATACGTTAATTATATACAAttacttatatatttttatatgaattatatacgtatatttatatattcggcacctatttttattttaagcagttttttttttttttcaatttaccCTATATATTTTACTtcgaaagaaaagaaaaattctcACATTTGCTCATCATTAATGATATCCTTGCCTAATTTGCAATTTTAGTCCAACCATCATACAATATTTGTTTAATAATATCACTTTAAGAAAGACTaagattttatctttttaattatgATCTGAAGACGtcatcattaatttatttttaaatgccACCAGctaattatatgattttgacATCCTAAAAGAccaagattaaaaaaatattatggagGAGTCAATTAATTTGATTGGAGAAGGGggatatttaaaataatagattaaGGTGTaccattaaataaaataataacaactagTCTTTCTTTAAGgcaatataaaatattttcatgtgTTCTCTTTTCAACTTTTTCCCTATTAGGAAACGTTGATGGAAAAAAAACTTAAAGATTAAATAACAAatccaaaaagttaatcaaatatcTGCATAAAATTGCATGTGATTACTTGAAAACGCATCTAATTAAGTGATTAATCTTGTCCCCACTTGGTTTACAACTTGctataatcaattaatttaaaatttttcaaattaatatatacCCTTTCTGTGTCGATGTTTAACTCTTTGAAATTCAAACAGTACCATGTAAATTGAAACAAAGAGAATATGATGTTCCAACGAATACTAGCAAGCCCATTCTTGTCAAAATATATTCATTTGAATTCAATAAGTAcgtcaaatcaaatcaaataacatTATAATAAAAGTTAATTAAAGAGAATTTTTATGCAGTATTTTGAAAGTTCATATACATGCATAGCATGTCTTGCATTAATAACTATTTGATGTTATATTTTCTCAATCAAATTACTTTTTCAaagattattttaataatttcgcACCACTAGGtactatattatttaatatatcgAGGTTGTTCTAagatcttatatttttattttttatttttgtttcaagtCAAATAAAGAAATTTGAAATAGAATAGAATGATGAATTGTAATATATGGAAGCATTGAGTTCATCAACAAGGTTGACTTGAAATATCATGAAATAGGCAGTcgtatttataataatttttgcaAAGACCAATAACCAAAAATATATACTCAAAGGCTATAAGCTTTTGGTGCATAAAAATAAGGCGGTTTCGGATTCAAATTCTACTGAATACAAAATTTTCATTATTAGCCAAGAAGAGTTTTAGCCTTGCAATGTAGAATTTCTTACCGTGAATATATAATCTATCGATCTTGTTAATATGAGTATTGAATATcgagtttaaaaatattttttttttaatgtatcaTGTATGGTTTATTCAAGTCTCAAGACAAGTCAAAATTGGCCAACCTTCAAATGTGTCTCCTCCAAAATTCTAAAGGTTGAGAgagaatgaattataaaattcataagtaaaaattAAGAGAGAGAGTTGAACTTGAAGAACCTCATCATTGGTAGAATCAATGTGCACATGTAAAGGTTCTATATATAATCACCGTCAAAGAATGTGATGAGATGTATAAGAGAAATTCGATGGGAAGAAAACTAGATGATGCATACTCGAGTAGAGAGGTTATAAGAAGTACTTCAAATTACTAGGAGAAGCGTGGGAGGAGGTCCCTTTGCTGACGATTTCACATTCAGGTCTTCAATCATATCGAGCAAATATGTTGTCCTAATAGTAACTACACaataatataaattcaaattaatcgaATCTGAAATACAAAAGATATTAAAACCATAAGTTTTGGCTAAAAAAATCCAATTCCAACATTTTCGACTCTTTGCTCAACATAAAAAGTTAAGGAACTAATGATTATTAGTATGATATTTACCCACTTTTTCCCTCATATGGAATGGAATGGAATTATATATGTACGTGTTCCAATAACGTTCACCAACATCAAATCAAAGTCACTAAAACACAAATATAGATATAGAGATATATGGGCCACTTATAATTATGAACATCAAGCTAAGAAAAAAGCAGATATTTACatataaataatatgtaaaatcgCCCTGCAACTAGACctcgaaaaaaatattttcttaaaaatactttacaaaaagtgatttattttttggaaaatagaaTTCTTTTGACCTTTCAATAAGTTGTTGAAAATTGAAATGCAACTCAATTAAAGTGGTTAGGGTCATGTCCCTTAAGCACTTGCAATTCGTATCCAAAAACCTCTTTTGTACATTACAACAAGTTgagattaatttgaattttttttttttttgaatcaaaaGCAAGTGgcaaatatatttataaataaatgttGTTAGTTCTATAAGAGTTCAGACTATAATATTCTTGCCTCCCTAACTATCATTGACCACTTAACTAGATGATTTATTTAACTTCACCATCAATGATTCCTTTAGTCATAATATTAGTTTGAAATATGATTAAATCTCTCCGTTCTTAACTAGAAGTCTCGAGTTGAGTTTCAGATATGAGATCGAAATTTCAAGCTAATAAGAGTTGGGTTCTAAccattttaaatgaattttttcaaataaatacatGATATCGATTGATATAATTGAATTTGGTCGAACCAGTATACTTTAAATACTAGCTAACTCCACCCTTATttggaatttgaattttgaatatgaaaaaaaatcctGACGAGGAACGATATTTCCCTTTTGATGAGTCATTATGCAGTGTGGTTCAAGATGAGATAGAGGCCATAATACGAATACTGAACATCAGACACCGATAAAAAACCAAaagttataaatttcttcttgTTTTCCACATCATTTTCACTTCAAATTGACATTTATGCAAATTAACTTTAGTAATTTTCCACCTTCAACTTAATTGCTTCCAAATCAAGAACTCTTGTCAATCAAATTCAACTAACAAGTTGGACCATaaaaattctctcttttcttaACTATTGTTTGAccaaaaaacttcaaaaataaaaaataaaaaatccccaagTATATAATGTTGGGATTTTATGATGCTACTCCAATAGTTTTAtagatcatttttattttctagctCTAGTACTACTATACTATAATTTATGAATTGACAAATGACAATTTACTATTgacaaaaaaggacaaaaaagaaaagaaaaaatgtcaAAGAAAGCATATGAAAAAGCCTAATTTGGGGGAAAACATGGTGACAAAATAGACATGAAGAGAAAATGACTTCTAGCTTATACTAtgcatgtatttgattaaatttgtatCGAATTATCAACTACACACTTAAATTTTATACGTAACACTTGAGAAATTGCATGATTGAGAAAGTATTATTCATTTGTATAAGTATAAGAcgtgtgaaaataaaaaatacacaaaaaatataGACTTTCTGATAACTAAAACTATAAAGACCTAAAAATTACACTCGATGACCTTGAAAATGATGAGAGTTTAATTTTCGTTTCCTTCATGAATGAACCTTCAAGGTCAAAATTCAAAGCAAAACTTAATAAATTCGAAGTTTTGCTCATGAAATAAGTGgaatcaaaaatacaaaatcactCGTTTTCAAGATTTTTCTCGTAAATCACTCCATAAGATAAGTTCATGAAGACCACTCACTAGTGTATTAAACTATATGAACACGACTTTCCTTGTAATACgagtataataaatttttttcgATGTGAATTCAGATTAATGGATACTATTAGATTTAATGTGTAACTAATAAGACAAGACAAATTTAAGTGGTGGtacttttttttttcagtatGAAAATGATGAGATATAAGAAGTACTATGTGAGAAAAATGTGGATGGTAGGGTTTAGTTAGGGGGAAATAAAAATGACAACTCAAATGTCTAATCGTAGAATTATAAGACAGCCAGTGATGTATTGTCATTCACTTCtacttttatttagttttttttttaaaaaaaaagaaaattagaaagacctaaattttcaataataatgggaggataaaataataagtagtatttaatattttattaaacaaaaaaagtgTATCATAGGGAACTAATTAATTATCACACTATGTAtttgtgtatctaaaaattttatgCTAGATGGAGAGGCGTATCATAGATCGATATGAACATCATGAGTTGTCTGTCTCGCGATAAAATCAGTTATTATTGATACCTTCTTCTCAGTTCCGTTTTCCATAATCAGAGTTCGGAGAAGGAAGAGATCGATAAAAGGACTCTATGGAGAATGTGGTTAGAAATTCATATATAATAGAGTTCGACTACAACGACGGGATTGATTATCGTCATGCATAAGAACACTGGATTACCTAGTAGAAAAGATTGAAAAATCATCATCACAGTCATACAGTTTAAGAACACATAAATTGAATTCAGTTGGTAACACATACAGTTGATGTCTTCACATACACAGACACGTATATCCAACTTCTGCTTTGAAAAGacataaatatacatatgaacccccttcggtgaaaaattatactatttatacatggttaaaattattttttatgtgtatatagtaGGTGTTGGCCCCCCTTCGATTTATTCGTATGCTATTTCTGAACCCCCCTTAATAAATATCTTGGCTCCGCCACTATGTCCCAGCTTCTGCTTTGAAAATCacatacttacatatatatacagTTGGTtgcacatacatacatacacaaacAATTACAATGATATTATATCCACGCATATACAATATCTTTATATACTACATGTTATAAGAGTTAACAATTCAAAATACATAGAAAGTATTTGAGAAAACTACGATCACAAAACTCATTTTTTTAACCATTTAAATAgcaactaaaacaaataaaaattaagacGGAcgaaatcttctttttctttttttttggaaccCCGGGATAACTATAGCCGCTACAATCGTTATCACAATCTCTGCCCTTCAGATGAGCACTCTGTGGTGAGCACTGGGTAAACCCCGATAAGTCTTGTACGATAGGCTCGATTCAAAAAATATTGAGGAAAAATCAAACTCGGATTATCCATTGGTGTAGATAACCAACCTCCAAATCAACTGAGTCATCCCGAAggacattatttttctttttcttatccatattctctcttcttcttctcttttttttttttatttttaaatatctcaGCCGCCCATAATAGCCATCCATATTGCTCcaccctctctctctctaaatATTTAACCACACAAcacaacataaaacaccaaaaCATATACACAGAAGAATCTCACTGATTACTTCTTCTTCATCCAATACTACTTTcaaaccatacaaacatgaactAAAAAACTTTATAGTACTaaatagaaagagagagagaaaagaagaaaaaaactttgccttacacacaaaaaaaaattaaaaaaatatgagtgGTGGTAATCAAGAAGATTCATTAAGAAGTCTCTCTTTAGATTATCTAAATCTTCTCATCAATGGTCAAGCTTTTAGTGATGTTACTTTTCATGTTGAAGGTCATTTAGTTCATGCTCATCGCTGCATCCTTGCAGCGAGGAGCCATTTCTTCAGGAAATTCTTCTGTGGGCAGGGCTGTCCTCAGTCCAGCCCACAACTCGGCCCTGTAATCGGGTCGAGGGATACAGGTTCACcggcatcatcatcatcagtagTGATACCGGTGAACTCTGTAGGGTATGAAGTATTTTTGTTGATGATGCAATTTTTGTACAGCGGACAAGTATCAATTGTGCCACAAAAACATGAACCTAGGCCTAATTGTGGTGAAAGAGGTTGTTGGCATACACATTGTACCTCAGCCGTTGATCTTGCACTTGATACACTCTCAGCCGCTAGATCTTTTGGTGTTGAACAGCTTGCTTTGCTCACTCAggttattataatttatatatatcaaTCAATCATTTGTCCTTCACATTTCCTTATTCAGTTTAACTTATATTCGCCGACAgtttaaagaattttttatatttatcatgTTATTCACACAGTCAATGTATATAAGTTACATTCCGGGTTAATTTTGCTTTACTTTTGTTTATTGTATGTTGGTGttttggatttttggaagagTACTGGAAATtagattttcctttttcttggGAAATGAGGATGGttaattttgttttttggttTTCCTGATTGTTGGACAAGaatatttaatttagtttatcAGAGGTAGTTCGATTTGATCATAGAGAAATAATCTATTGTAGTACTTTAGTAGTAATAACAACTTCTTTCTTTTCTGTTAGTAGTACTAAATTTTATTTTGCAGAATCTTCCTTCTTTAAATTTGTTTTACATATTCTCTTCATTTATATAAATAAgtgaatatatatacaaaatagaaAGGGGGCAATCTTTAACCTTTGTTTCCTATTTTTGCATTAAttgtttaatgattttttttattttttttgttgatggaATTTTGATACTAGATGTCTTGATTTCATGTGAGATTagttatatttcttttattatcatGTTATACACTATCTAAAATATTTCCAAATATGGTTCTTGATTTCTCCATCTTgtctttcaaaaatcaaaaagtgATGAGACCAAATCTTTCCCAAATAATGGTCTACTTTCCTCATTTAGTTACTAGAAAAAAATAGCACATAAATGGAACTACAATTTTGAACAAAGACATTAGTAGTTTGGATATCCAAATACAATCCAAATGTGTCCAAATATTGAGTATTTTTCCGCACTTGATGCTTATCGACTActgtatttttatgatttttcttggGTATCCAAATAGTACAAAGAGTAGTAGTAGTTTGGATATATTATCCAAATACAATCCAAAGcgtatttttcatgttttttcctTTTGGATTGAGCAGAAGCAACTGGCAATCATGGTAGAAAAAACTTCAATTGAAGATGTAATGAGAGTTCTAATAGCATCAAGAAAGCAAGACATGCACCAGCTATGGACTACTTGTTCACATTTGGTAGCGAAATCAGGTCTTCCACCTGAAATCTTGGCTAAACACCTTCCTATTGATGTCGTAGCCAAAATAGAAGAACTCCGGCTCAAGTCAAACCTAGCGCGTAGATCCTTAATGCCACATCagcatcaccatcaccatcaccacgaCCTGGGGTCTGTAGCTGAGCTGGAGGACCAGAAAATCCGTAGGATGAGACGAGCACTTGACTCATCAGATGTTGAACTTGTCAAGCTAATGGTAATGGGAGAAGGGCTAAATCTTGATGAATCAATTGCATTACACTATGCAGTTGAAAATTGTAGCAGGGAAGTAGTGAAAGCGTTGCTAGAGCTAGGTGCAGCGGATGTTAACTACCTTGCAGGTCCTGCAGGGAAAACTCCGCTGCACATTGCAGCTGAAATGGTGTCGCCAGACATGGTCGCGGTTCTACTAGACCACCATGCTGATCCCAATGTCAGAACAATAATCGATGGGGTAACTCCATTGGACATTTTACGTACACTAACATCTGATTTTCTATTCAAAGGAGCTATACCGGGACATGCTCAAATCGAACCAAATAAGCTCAGACTATGTCTTGAACTTGTTCAATCAGCTGCAATGGTGATCTCGAGAGAGGAAGGTAGCGCGAACATAGACCCATCATCGATAAGTATTTACCCACCAAACATGAGTGATGATCATACATCTAGCACAAGTAGTGGT is from Capsicum annuum cultivar UCD-10X-F1 chromosome 5, UCD10Xv1.1, whole genome shotgun sequence and encodes:
- the LOC107872237 gene encoding BTB/POZ domain and ankyrin repeat-containing protein NOOT2, with product MSGGNQEDSLRSLSLDYLNLLINGQAFSDVTFHVEGHLVHAHRCILAARSHFFRKFFCGQGCPQSSPQLGPVIGSRDTGSPASSSSVVIPVNSVGYEVFLLMMQFLYSGQVSIVPQKHEPRPNCGERGCWHTHCTSAVDLALDTLSAARSFGVEQLALLTQKQLAIMVEKTSIEDVMRVLIASRKQDMHQLWTTCSHLVAKSGLPPEILAKHLPIDVVAKIEELRLKSNLARRSLMPHQHHHHHHHDLGSVAELEDQKIRRMRRALDSSDVELVKLMVMGEGLNLDESIALHYAVENCSREVVKALLELGAADVNYLAGPAGKTPLHIAAEMVSPDMVAVLLDHHADPNVRTIIDGVTPLDILRTLTSDFLFKGAIPGHAQIEPNKLRLCLELVQSAAMVISREEGSANIDPSSISIYPPNMSDDHTSSTSSGTGGNNIGSNINIDSRMVYLNLGAGVTNTTSNHHDHPSSSMYHHSHEY